In Curtobacterium sp. MCPF17_002, one genomic interval encodes:
- a CDS encoding BCCT family transporter: MSETAEPAVPTSNRSAAPDRQPPVERWVFWPAAGLVLAFVAVALIAPRATEDAFATVQGAIVRDFGWYYVIVAAAFVVFAVWIGFSRFGDIVLGQDDERPEFSTTSWLALLFAAGMGIGLVFYGVAEPLSHFASPRPGVTGDDDELAQQALTQTFLHWGLHAWAIYVVVGLALAYAIHRRSRPVSIRWALEPLLGKRVVGGWGNLIDVLALIGTLFGVATSLGLGVLQIGSGLEYTGIADNTRGLQIGLIIVVTLIAIGSLLSGVGKGMKILSNINLALAAVLLVFVLFVGPTQFLLGEFVQSIGQYVQGFVGLAFDTSAFAGRAGQEWQGAWTTFYWGWWMSWAPFVGIFIARISRGRTVRQFVLGVLFVPTLLTFLWFAIMGGTALYDQLHGHGDLIGADGGVAVEQVLFQLLGGMPAGSVLVVGAIILIGVFFVTSADSGALVMGMIATGGQLEPKNWIRVFFAGVTALVAVALLLAGGLNALKTAAITTALPFSVVMVLMCWSTVIAFTRERRAYARAERRALMVDLAEAYQQEVVEPAERAPGTGPIKRLTRRMRH; encoded by the coding sequence ATGAGCGAGACGGCTGAACCAGCTGTGCCCACGTCGAACCGCAGCGCGGCACCAGACCGGCAGCCGCCGGTGGAGCGCTGGGTGTTCTGGCCGGCGGCCGGCCTGGTCCTGGCGTTCGTGGCGGTCGCGCTCATCGCCCCGCGCGCCACAGAGGACGCCTTCGCCACCGTGCAGGGAGCGATCGTCCGCGACTTCGGCTGGTACTACGTCATCGTCGCCGCCGCCTTCGTCGTCTTCGCCGTGTGGATCGGGTTCAGCCGGTTCGGCGACATCGTGCTCGGGCAGGACGACGAACGGCCGGAGTTCTCGACGACGTCCTGGCTCGCGCTGCTGTTCGCGGCCGGCATGGGCATCGGGCTCGTCTTCTACGGTGTCGCCGAACCGCTCAGCCACTTCGCGTCACCGCGGCCCGGGGTCACCGGCGACGACGACGAGCTCGCGCAGCAGGCACTGACCCAGACGTTCCTGCACTGGGGCCTGCACGCCTGGGCGATCTACGTCGTGGTCGGGCTCGCGCTCGCCTACGCGATCCACCGGCGCTCCCGTCCGGTGTCGATCCGGTGGGCGCTCGAACCGCTCCTCGGCAAGCGGGTGGTCGGCGGGTGGGGCAACCTCATCGACGTCCTCGCCCTGATCGGCACGCTGTTCGGCGTCGCCACCTCGCTCGGGCTCGGCGTCCTGCAGATCGGGTCCGGCCTCGAGTACACCGGCATCGCGGACAACACCCGAGGCCTGCAGATCGGGCTCATCATCGTCGTCACCCTCATCGCGATCGGCTCGCTGCTGAGCGGCGTCGGCAAGGGCATGAAGATCCTGTCGAACATCAACCTCGCGCTCGCCGCGGTGCTGCTGGTGTTCGTGCTCTTCGTCGGGCCGACGCAGTTCCTGCTCGGCGAGTTCGTGCAGTCGATCGGGCAGTACGTGCAGGGCTTCGTCGGGCTCGCCTTCGACACGAGCGCGTTCGCCGGCCGGGCCGGGCAGGAGTGGCAGGGCGCGTGGACGACCTTCTACTGGGGCTGGTGGATGTCGTGGGCACCGTTCGTCGGCATCTTCATCGCACGGATCTCACGCGGACGCACCGTGCGGCAGTTCGTGCTCGGCGTCCTCTTCGTGCCGACGCTCCTCACCTTCCTCTGGTTCGCGATCATGGGCGGCACGGCGCTGTACGACCAGCTGCACGGTCACGGCGACCTCATCGGGGCGGACGGCGGCGTCGCGGTCGAACAGGTCCTCTTCCAGCTGCTCGGGGGCATGCCGGCCGGGTCGGTGCTCGTCGTCGGGGCGATCATCCTCATCGGGGTGTTCTTCGTGACCTCGGCGGACTCCGGCGCGCTGGTGATGGGCATGATCGCGACGGGCGGCCAGCTCGAGCCGAAGAACTGGATCCGGGTGTTCTTCGCCGGGGTCACGGCGCTCGTCGCGGTCGCACTGCTGCTCGCCGGCGGCCTGAACGCGCTGAAGACGGCGGCGATCACGACGGCGCTGCCGTTCAGCGTCGTGATGGTGCTGATGTGCTGGTCGACGGTCATCGCCTTCACGCGGGAGCGGCGGGCGTACGCACGGGCGGAGCGACGGGCGCTGATGGTGGACCTGGCGGAGGCCTACCAGCAAGAGGTCGTCGAGCCGGCCGAGCGGGCGCCGGGGACCGGCCCGATCAAGAGGCTCACCCGCCGGATGCGCCACTGA
- a CDS encoding helix-turn-helix transcriptional regulator, whose protein sequence is MNVEPDPRIRFETSGVDLEAAIHMYQDAYEGAGFRASATERPFSYRFRVVGDDTMSFRSTRFDARMEGEVETRDEYVVMWLADGGGTVDVGRDEVPIAPGTPVMFPTGRPFAFDLHDVRQSLVQFERTYLEGIAAEEHGSAPAPLVFDHTQAPRPDDLRRWNAQVQRAATTVLGNAPVSPLVLAEAAQETARALLRTFPHTVLGPDVTLPQGATGRVREAVEYMHAYAHTAISTTDVAERVGLSIRGLQQAFQRQVGSAPNAMLRGIRLDRVHEELQRAAPGQLTVAAVAVRWGFAHLGRFSGAYAMRFGEYPRDTLQR, encoded by the coding sequence ATGAACGTCGAGCCCGACCCCAGGATCCGCTTCGAGACGTCCGGGGTCGACCTCGAGGCGGCGATCCACATGTACCAGGACGCCTACGAGGGCGCCGGGTTCCGCGCGAGCGCGACCGAACGCCCCTTCAGCTACCGGTTCCGCGTCGTCGGCGACGACACGATGTCCTTCCGGTCCACGCGCTTCGACGCCCGCATGGAGGGCGAGGTCGAGACCCGCGACGAGTACGTCGTGATGTGGCTCGCCGACGGCGGTGGGACGGTGGACGTCGGCCGGGACGAGGTCCCCATCGCCCCCGGCACCCCCGTGATGTTCCCGACCGGGCGCCCCTTCGCCTTCGACCTGCACGACGTGCGGCAGAGCCTGGTGCAGTTCGAACGGACGTACCTCGAGGGCATCGCGGCCGAAGAGCACGGCTCCGCTCCCGCGCCCCTCGTGTTCGACCACACGCAGGCGCCGCGGCCGGACGACCTCCGCCGGTGGAACGCCCAGGTGCAGCGGGCCGCGACGACGGTGCTCGGGAACGCCCCGGTGTCACCGCTCGTGCTCGCTGAGGCCGCCCAGGAGACCGCCCGTGCGCTGCTCCGGACGTTCCCGCACACCGTCCTCGGACCGGACGTCACGCTGCCGCAGGGGGCGACGGGCCGGGTCCGTGAGGCCGTCGAGTACATGCACGCCTACGCGCACACCGCGATCTCGACCACCGACGTCGCCGAGCGCGTGGGGTTGAGCATCCGGGGGCTCCAGCAGGCGTTCCAGCGGCAGGTCGGTTCGGCTCCGAACGCGATGCTGCGTGGCATCCGGCTCGACCGCGTGCACGAGGAACTCCAGCGGGCGGCGCCGGGGCAGCTCACCGTCGCCGCGGTGGCGGTGCGTTGGGGCTTCGCGCACCTCGGGCGGTTCTCGGGCGCGTACGCGATGCGGTTCGGCGAGTACCCGCGGGACACGCTGCAGCGCTGA
- a CDS encoding alpha/beta hydrolase has translation MRRPRPWVIVPGIWNSGPDHWQSRWQAERETAGTDQVVRIGPASWSDPDPADWSAAISRAVASCDEPPVLVAHSLGVLAVASWLREAAHPSVEGETTVGPSAAGAFLVAPPDPAGPGFPAAAAGFAAPDTRTSLPTRMVVSDDDPYCSADRAIGFARTLGSSVLRVGALGHVNVDSGVGAWAAGRALLEEFERGL, from the coding sequence GTGCGCAGACCTCGACCGTGGGTGATCGTCCCCGGGATCTGGAACTCCGGCCCCGACCACTGGCAGTCCCGTTGGCAGGCCGAGCGGGAAACCGCGGGCACCGACCAGGTCGTCCGGATCGGCCCGGCGTCGTGGAGCGACCCGGACCCCGCGGACTGGAGCGCGGCGATCTCCCGCGCGGTGGCCTCCTGCGACGAACCCCCGGTGCTCGTCGCGCACAGCCTCGGGGTCCTGGCGGTCGCCAGCTGGCTCCGGGAGGCTGCGCACCCGTCAGTCGAGGGTGAAACCACCGTTGGGCCGTCGGCCGCCGGCGCCTTCCTCGTCGCCCCACCGGACCCCGCCGGGCCCGGGTTCCCGGCGGCTGCCGCGGGCTTCGCCGCACCGGACACCCGCACGAGCCTCCCCACACGGATGGTCGTCAGCGACGACGACCCGTACTGCTCGGCGGACCGCGCGATCGGGTTCGCCCGGACGCTCGGATCGAGCGTCCTGCGCGTCGGTGCGCTCGGGCACGTCAACGTCGACAGCGGCGTCGGAGCGTGGGCCGCGGGACGGGCGCTGCTCGAGGAGTTCGAGCGCGGGCTCTGA
- a CDS encoding helix-turn-helix domain-containing protein codes for MASWEARLNLTNRHHLRVERSVEDRFWSAFHAGASVEGAAVESGLGRATGYRLLRLRFDELREGSSVASVAVTRRLSVKRADLLERERQSRIRPDHSAATAALRKALAASARVADLALTTTRRGRKVRDVEDEYWQLMRQGMSNTDACKLLRRTRRSGTRIRQRAGYRIPSLTPTATAAVGRYLELRERLQIADLHRLGLSIRQISVRLGRHPSTISRELRRHRTGSGDYLPHLADDDTKRQRARRQRGAS; via the coding sequence GTGGCCTCCTGGGAAGCACGCCTGAACCTCACCAATCGACACCATCTGCGTGTCGAGCGGAGCGTCGAGGACCGGTTCTGGTCGGCGTTCCACGCGGGCGCATCCGTCGAAGGTGCCGCGGTGGAATCCGGGCTGGGCCGCGCGACCGGCTACCGGCTCCTGCGGCTTCGATTCGACGAGCTCCGGGAGGGAAGCTCCGTCGCGTCTGTCGCCGTCACGCGTCGGCTGAGCGTCAAGCGTGCTGACCTGCTCGAACGGGAACGGCAGAGCCGGATCCGCCCTGACCACAGCGCTGCCACGGCGGCGCTGCGGAAGGCGCTGGCAGCGTCGGCGCGGGTTGCTGACCTCGCCCTGACGACGACGCGGCGAGGCCGGAAGGTCCGTGACGTTGAGGACGAGTACTGGCAGCTGATGCGTCAGGGCATGAGCAATACCGACGCCTGCAAACTGCTTCGCAGGACCCGACGCTCCGGCACCCGGATACGACAACGAGCCGGCTACCGCATCCCATCGCTCACACCGACCGCAACGGCAGCGGTCGGACGCTACCTCGAGCTGCGGGAACGACTCCAGATCGCCGACCTCCACCGACTGGGACTCTCGATCCGCCAGATCAGCGTCCGTCTGGGCCGGCACCCGTCAACGATCAGCCGCGAGCTCCGACGGCACCGGACGGGAAGCGGGGACTACTTGCCGCATCTTGCTGACGACGACACCAAGCGCCAACGCGCCCGACGGCAGCGCGGGGCCAGCTGA
- a CDS encoding ATP-binding protein, whose amino-acid sequence MSTAVSGHSIDLACPPDDVTAVHTFLASVWATEPSLSDEDRMALELALVELASNVIEHAARPSGVACSLRIDVGQDAVEAHLTDDGVPVPVDPSAARLPDALAESGRGLALVQMVVDDLRYERVDDHNRWTVRRGRR is encoded by the coding sequence ATGAGCACCGCGGTGAGCGGGCACAGCATCGACCTGGCGTGTCCGCCGGACGACGTCACGGCGGTGCACACGTTCCTCGCGTCCGTGTGGGCGACCGAGCCGTCCCTGTCCGACGAGGACCGGATGGCGCTCGAACTCGCGCTCGTCGAACTCGCCTCGAACGTCATCGAGCACGCCGCGCGTCCGTCCGGGGTCGCGTGCTCGCTCCGGATCGACGTCGGGCAGGACGCCGTCGAGGCACACCTGACGGACGACGGGGTCCCGGTGCCGGTCGACCCCTCGGCCGCACGGCTGCCCGACGCCCTCGCTGAGAGCGGGCGCGGGCTGGCGCTCGTGCAGATGGTCGTGGACGACCTCCGCTACGAGCGGGTCGACGACCACAACCGGTGGACGGTGCGGCGAGGACGGCGGTAG
- a CDS encoding STAS domain-containing protein: MDIVVHEADPDAAVLECSGRLNMVSAPTFRETVAQIVNGGRPRVVVELSRVEFMDSSGLGALVGCLKTARQAGGDLRIAAPSDQVEMVLKLSNMDKILRTYPDGDAAVTDWG; the protein is encoded by the coding sequence ATGGACATCGTCGTACACGAGGCGGACCCCGACGCCGCGGTGCTGGAGTGCAGCGGCCGGCTCAACATGGTCTCCGCACCCACCTTCCGCGAGACCGTGGCCCAGATCGTCAACGGTGGCCGTCCCCGCGTCGTCGTCGAGCTCTCGCGCGTCGAGTTCATGGACTCGTCCGGGCTCGGCGCACTCGTCGGTTGCCTGAAGACCGCCCGGCAGGCCGGCGGCGACCTGCGCATCGCAGCACCGTCGGACCAGGTCGAGATGGTGCTCAAGCTCTCCAACATGGACAAGATCCTCCGCACGTACCCGGACGGGGACGCCGCGGTCACCGACTGGGGATGA
- a CDS encoding multidrug effflux MFS transporter, whose protein sequence is MTTERTRNSTTAGMLPPIVPLALIVGVSPFATDMYIPALPAIARDLGTAPSVVQLSLTAFLVAFAVGQLLAGPVSDGIGRRPLMLVGTAVFALASVGCALAPDVVTLIVARVFQGLAGAAGAVAGRAMVSDVITGPRMAKVFGTLAAINAIGPVVAPLAGGAVLTIGTWRLMFVVLAVLGAVFFAAVVVRFHETLPRERRGGVGFGANWGRIRQLMAIGRFRAYVLTGVLSTIGFFAYIATSSFVFQSEFGFSEGMYTIVFATNASMMIVTTLVFRRVVGRFSEDALLSFGLTVGTLGAVGVLGSALLGLGAVPVWCSLAVVTAAWGFVLPAAMTRTQHVGAAHPGTAAALQGGLTFGLGGLGTPLAGALGGTATAMGSVMAVLMAAAVVVQLVATRRGGTRS, encoded by the coding sequence GTGACGACGGAGCGCACCAGGAACTCGACGACCGCGGGCATGCTGCCCCCGATCGTGCCGCTCGCGCTCATCGTCGGGGTCTCCCCGTTCGCGACGGACATGTACATCCCGGCGCTGCCGGCGATCGCCCGCGACCTCGGCACCGCACCGAGCGTCGTCCAGCTGTCGTTGACCGCCTTCCTCGTCGCGTTCGCCGTCGGGCAGCTCCTGGCCGGCCCGGTCAGCGACGGCATCGGACGTCGGCCGCTCATGCTCGTCGGCACCGCCGTGTTCGCGCTGGCGTCGGTCGGGTGCGCCCTCGCACCGGACGTCGTGACGCTCATCGTGGCCCGGGTGTTCCAGGGCCTCGCCGGTGCCGCCGGGGCGGTCGCCGGGCGCGCGATGGTGTCCGACGTGATCACCGGCCCACGGATGGCCAAGGTGTTCGGCACGCTCGCCGCCATCAACGCGATCGGACCGGTCGTCGCGCCGCTGGCCGGGGGAGCGGTGCTGACGATCGGCACGTGGCGTCTCATGTTCGTGGTGCTCGCCGTGCTCGGCGCCGTGTTCTTCGCGGCCGTCGTGGTGCGGTTCCACGAGACCCTGCCCCGGGAGCGCCGCGGCGGGGTCGGCTTCGGGGCGAACTGGGGCCGCATCCGGCAGCTCATGGCGATCGGGCGGTTCCGCGCGTACGTGCTCACCGGCGTGCTCTCGACGATCGGGTTCTTCGCCTACATCGCCACCAGCTCGTTCGTGTTCCAGTCCGAGTTCGGGTTCTCCGAGGGGATGTACACGATCGTGTTCGCCACGAACGCCTCGATGATGATCGTCACGACGCTCGTGTTCCGGCGGGTGGTCGGACGGTTCTCCGAGGACGCGCTGCTCTCGTTCGGCCTCACCGTCGGGACCCTCGGCGCGGTCGGGGTGCTCGGTTCCGCGCTCCTCGGACTCGGTGCCGTGCCGGTCTGGTGCTCGCTCGCCGTCGTCACCGCCGCGTGGGGCTTCGTGCTGCCGGCAGCCATGACCCGGACGCAGCACGTCGGCGCTGCGCACCCGGGGACGGCCGCGGCGCTGCAGGGCGGTCTGACCTTCGGGCTCGGCGGCCTGGGCACCCCGTTGGCGGGTGCGCTCGGTGGCACGGCGACGGCGATGGGGTCGGTGATGGCGGTGCTCATGGCGGCCGCGGTCGTGGTGCAGCTCGTCGCGACGCGGCGGGGTGGGACACGCTCCTGA
- a CDS encoding DUF2470 domain-containing protein, with protein MTTPFDDEARRAVLRHMNGDHGGDNLVIVRANGAATAVAATMTEIDAIAGVWIAQLDDGGEEQVIVPWTAPLTDRRSDRVRIVEAHAAAQARLADRS; from the coding sequence GTGACGACGCCGTTCGACGACGAGGCCCGACGTGCCGTCCTCCGGCACATGAACGGCGACCACGGCGGCGACAACCTCGTCATCGTCCGGGCGAACGGTGCCGCGACCGCGGTGGCGGCGACCATGACCGAGATCGACGCGATCGCCGGGGTGTGGATCGCCCAGCTCGACGACGGCGGCGAGGAGCAGGTCATCGTGCCGTGGACCGCGCCGCTGACCGATCGTCGGTCGGACCGCGTGCGGATCGTCGAGGCGCACGCTGCTGCCCAGGCGCGTCTGGCCGACCGGAGCTGA
- a CDS encoding cytochrome d ubiquinol oxidase subunit II, with product MSDPRESLLPEGQSNVHWVAATQQARVLVERGPIVVRASVQAALTGLTLVFFALGTTLAALEPSPWKAIVSGAGFTVALFGWLWARRHDGLEPFLASGEQTPISLLDRDQRRALRSQMRGKTPPTPSSEELVDLLTRRQQASARNIWPTLIGFGVAFVGVNLTSGILLLGFLAVSVFIAVASWIERRRWQRVRALIAGHQRQ from the coding sequence GTGAGCGACCCGAGAGAATCTCTCCTCCCCGAGGGGCAATCCAATGTGCATTGGGTCGCTGCCACGCAGCAGGCCAGGGTACTTGTAGAACGAGGGCCGATCGTTGTCCGTGCGTCAGTGCAGGCCGCACTGACCGGACTGACCCTCGTCTTCTTCGCGCTCGGCACGACCCTGGCCGCGCTCGAGCCGTCGCCGTGGAAGGCAATCGTCAGCGGTGCTGGGTTCACCGTCGCGCTGTTCGGGTGGCTGTGGGCACGTCGGCACGACGGCTTGGAGCCCTTCCTCGCTAGCGGCGAACAAACCCCCATCTCACTCCTCGATCGCGATCAACGGCGGGCCCTCCGGTCTCAAATGCGCGGGAAGACGCCGCCCACTCCATCCTCGGAGGAACTCGTCGACCTCCTCACACGTCGGCAGCAAGCATCGGCGCGGAACATCTGGCCGACGCTCATCGGGTTCGGAGTCGCCTTCGTCGGCGTGAACCTCACGTCAGGGATCCTTTTGCTCGGCTTCCTGGCGGTCAGCGTCTTCATCGCAGTCGCCAGCTGGATCGAACGGCGTCGGTGGCAGCGAGTGCGTGCACTCATCGCTGGCCATCAACGTCAGTAG
- a CDS encoding nuclear transport factor 2 family protein → MIYSRIVEAKVRSVFDQINAGDYMEMVNGLGDPFIYHFHGEHALGGRRTSRDAMVRWWERLGDLLPGAQFTIHEVIVHGGPWRTRIAVRSGVRGPLPGGEVYSNTVFQFMTLKWGKVTDVETIEDLQVLTHALDIVAASGKFEASAAPITD, encoded by the coding sequence GTGATTTACTCGCGCATAGTTGAAGCGAAGGTTCGGTCGGTCTTCGACCAAATCAACGCCGGCGACTATATGGAGATGGTAAACGGGCTGGGCGACCCTTTTATTTATCACTTCCACGGCGAGCACGCTCTCGGTGGACGGCGAACGTCTCGGGACGCGATGGTCCGGTGGTGGGAGAGGCTGGGTGATCTGCTTCCGGGAGCCCAGTTCACCATCCACGAGGTGATCGTGCATGGCGGCCCATGGCGCACGCGCATAGCGGTGCGCTCGGGCGTTCGCGGCCCACTCCCCGGCGGCGAGGTCTACAGCAATACGGTCTTCCAGTTCATGACACTGAAGTGGGGCAAGGTGACCGACGTTGAAACGATCGAGGATCTTCAGGTACTCACTCACGCACTCGACATCGTCGCTGCCAGTGGGAAGTTCGAGGCGTCGGCCGCCCCGATCACGGATTAG
- a CDS encoding phosphoenolpyruvate carboxylase — MTIDGHTRHGRARDDVSGAVDSDLRSDVRYLGNLLGRVLRETGGEDLLHDVESLRAAVIDAFEGGEAEGAARAEAIVAAMSAERAEAVAQAFTTYFHLTNLAEEHHRVRVLRFRGDDGGVAGDSFPATYASLVEQVGEDEAAARLRELRFHPVLTAHPTEARRRAVTTAVRRITDLIDERDRTTNTTARAENERRLLEEITTLLRTSPLRTTRPTPLDEVRTAMSVFDQTLFEIVPQVYRLLDDRLLGDDAGRASVTAPAFVRFGTWIGGDRDGNPHVTADVTRQAAEIAAEHILLGLSRAATRIGSTLTLDASETPADAGLTALVATQEALDAGIAERIGVRAPNETHRRALMFVAARIDATRTGATSTGTASAGTASADAASADTARDGRSALAYGNPEELLTDLRTIQTSLVAAGATRPANGELQNLIWQVETFGFHLAELEVRQHSQVHRNALAEIRAGGARSEMTEEVLSVFRTIAALQARYGVRSASRYIVSFTQSAADLANVHELAVAALGSVEAAPVLDVIPLFETFADLHASVDILDEAVRTEPFQRRLAATGRRLEVMLGYSDSSKDVGPVSANLALYDAQARIADWAKAHDVELTLFHGRGGSLGRGGGPANEAVLAQPRGSIDGRLKLTEQGEVIFAQYGDKDIAARHLEQMASATLFASSPSNEERTAVAAARFADLAQQLDDESRQAFYDLVKADGFAPWFARVTPMEEIGLLPLGSRPARRGLSVESLEDLRAIPWVFSWTQARINLAGWYGLGSALEAVGDVELLRTAYAEWPLFGAMIKNVEMSLAKTDEHIARRYLELADRDDLAAKVLDEMLRTRDWVLRVSGGSDVLEDRPVLARAVRLRSPYVDALSHLQLRALRAIRTSGSTDPADGDHRLLLLTVNGIAAGLQNTG, encoded by the coding sequence ATGACGATCGACGGTCACACGCGCCACGGACGCGCGCGGGACGACGTCAGCGGAGCGGTCGACAGCGACCTGCGCTCGGACGTCCGGTACCTCGGCAACCTGCTCGGGCGGGTGCTGCGAGAGACCGGCGGCGAGGACCTGCTGCACGACGTGGAGAGCCTCCGTGCCGCGGTCATCGACGCGTTCGAGGGCGGCGAGGCCGAGGGCGCCGCCCGCGCCGAGGCGATCGTGGCGGCAATGTCGGCCGAGCGCGCCGAGGCCGTCGCGCAGGCGTTCACGACGTACTTCCACCTGACGAACCTCGCCGAGGAGCACCACCGCGTGCGCGTGCTGCGGTTCCGCGGCGACGACGGCGGTGTCGCGGGCGACTCGTTCCCGGCGACCTACGCCTCGCTCGTCGAGCAGGTCGGCGAGGACGAAGCCGCCGCCCGACTCCGTGAGCTGCGGTTCCACCCGGTCCTCACCGCGCACCCGACCGAGGCCCGCCGTCGCGCGGTGACCACGGCGGTGCGTCGCATCACCGACCTCATCGACGAGCGCGACCGGACGACGAACACCACCGCCCGTGCCGAGAACGAGCGCCGGCTGCTCGAGGAGATCACCACCCTCCTCCGCACCTCGCCGCTCCGTACGACCCGGCCGACCCCGCTCGACGAGGTCCGCACGGCGATGAGCGTGTTCGACCAGACGCTGTTCGAGATCGTGCCGCAGGTCTACCGCCTGCTCGACGACCGGCTGCTCGGTGACGACGCCGGACGCGCCTCGGTCACGGCCCCCGCGTTCGTGCGCTTCGGCACCTGGATCGGTGGCGACCGCGACGGCAACCCGCACGTGACCGCCGACGTCACCCGGCAGGCCGCCGAGATCGCGGCGGAGCACATCCTGCTCGGGCTCTCCCGCGCGGCGACCCGGATCGGCAGCACCCTGACGCTCGACGCGAGCGAGACCCCGGCGGACGCCGGCCTCACCGCGCTCGTCGCCACGCAGGAGGCCCTCGACGCCGGCATCGCCGAGCGCATCGGCGTCCGTGCGCCGAACGAGACGCACCGACGTGCGCTGATGTTCGTCGCAGCCCGCATCGACGCGACCCGCACCGGAGCCACGAGCACCGGCACCGCCAGCGCCGGCACCGCCAGCGCCGACGCCGCAAGCGCCGACACCGCAAGGGATGGCCGGTCCGCACTCGCGTACGGCAACCCCGAAGAACTCCTGACGGACCTCCGCACCATCCAGACCTCGCTCGTCGCGGCCGGTGCCACGCGTCCCGCCAACGGCGAGCTGCAGAACCTCATCTGGCAGGTCGAGACCTTCGGGTTCCACCTCGCCGAGCTCGAGGTCCGGCAGCACTCGCAGGTGCACCGGAACGCCCTCGCGGAGATCCGCGCCGGCGGTGCCCGCAGCGAGATGACGGAAGAGGTCCTGTCGGTCTTCCGGACCATCGCCGCGCTGCAGGCCCGCTACGGCGTGCGCTCGGCCAGCCGGTACATCGTCTCGTTCACCCAGTCCGCCGCCGACCTGGCGAACGTCCACGAGCTCGCCGTCGCCGCCCTCGGATCCGTCGAGGCCGCGCCGGTGCTCGACGTCATCCCGCTGTTCGAGACCTTCGCCGACCTGCACGCCAGCGTCGACATCCTCGACGAGGCCGTCCGCACCGAGCCCTTCCAGCGCCGTCTCGCCGCGACCGGCCGTCGGCTCGAGGTCATGCTCGGCTACTCGGACTCGTCGAAGGACGTCGGCCCGGTGTCGGCGAACCTCGCGCTGTACGACGCGCAGGCGCGCATCGCCGACTGGGCGAAGGCGCACGACGTCGAGCTCACCCTGTTTCACGGGCGTGGCGGCTCGCTCGGCCGTGGCGGGGGACCGGCGAACGAAGCCGTCCTCGCGCAGCCCCGGGGCTCGATCGACGGACGCCTCAAGCTCACCGAGCAGGGCGAGGTCATCTTCGCCCAGTACGGCGACAAGGACATCGCCGCGCGCCACCTCGAGCAGATGGCCTCGGCCACGCTGTTCGCCTCGTCGCCCTCGAACGAGGAGCGCACGGCCGTCGCCGCAGCCCGGTTCGCCGACCTCGCGCAGCAGCTCGACGACGAGTCCCGTCAGGCGTTCTACGACCTCGTGAAGGCCGACGGCTTCGCGCCGTGGTTCGCCCGGGTCACCCCGATGGAGGAGATCGGTCTCCTCCCGCTCGGTTCCCGCCCGGCACGTCGTGGTCTCTCCGTGGAGTCCCTCGAGGACCTCCGAGCGATCCCGTGGGTGTTCTCCTGGACCCAGGCGCGCATCAACCTCGCCGGCTGGTACGGCCTCGGCTCGGCCCTCGAGGCCGTGGGCGACGTGGAGCTCCTCCGCACCGCGTACGCCGAGTGGCCGCTCTTCGGCGCGATGATCAAGAACGTCGAGATGTCGCTCGCGAAGACCGACGAGCACATCGCCCGTCGCTACCTCGAGCTCGCCGACCGTGACGACCTCGCCGCGAAGGTGCTCGACGAGATGCTCCGCACCCGCGACTGGGTCCTGCGGGTCTCCGGCGGCAGCGACGTGCTCGAGGACCGGCCGGTCCTCGCCCGCGCGGTCCGTCTCCGCAGCCCGTACGTCGACGCGTTGTCGCACCTGCAGCTGCGCGCGCTCCGCGCGATCCGCACGTCGGGCAGCACGGACCCGGCGGACGGCGACCACCGTCTGCTGCTCCTCACCGTCAACGGGATCGCGGCCGGCCTGCAGAACACGGGCTGA